The following are encoded together in the Kribbella sp. CA-293567 genome:
- a CDS encoding RHS repeat-associated core domain-containing protein has translation MFVLDRSQRARIQKFPRVVAAVVSLALLATTLDTYQPAEAAPAEDPKPAAQKVTSRPDVISASVTARAQGSRVEVESMRTETSTTWSNPDGTMTTDAHAAPIRFKTAKGRWQSIDLTLQKAADGTVAPRGHQHGVRLGKRNTSTGQVFASASSGAGRQVEWISPWKLPEPTLNGTKATYADVQPGVDLVLDARRNGFENDFVVKHRPVTAPVWRIPLRTKGLTPRALADGTIEFVDAKNVVHSTIPVGYMWDSGVAANGEPAHKTTVKVTVEQVSRGKATLVVAPDAKWMLDPARSYPVTVDPTYVTGTTKANFDTYVRSGVTTDLSSSTDLQVGYDGSFWARSFLNFSTAPFAGKDILSANISLWQHSSRSCTPSAVVARSATPATTASRWTAQPDLGGVYGTVSSAKGFSGSCPGGRISIPMTGLAQAWSTASYPTGGLALTAGNEQDTNSYKKFYSTAGIADPYITLTWNRPPAKPAVPTYVSAVGYAPPNGTTALYSPYLKPWVSTKATDADGNTVKYVFEFHTSPEGPSSLKATCTSAVYPSGTTAGCTPTTNLPENTAIYVKAKSNDGRKDSAWSGWSPVRVGTLQPAAPTISCPAPYGINSWQDTAPANDIVCTITAPGSGFSAPGYVRATVDGKPYVSNFSGGAAGQIKINPSSDPAVAKTTVTIKKGTPGLHRISVQAESPAGRLSASTSYSFGWGGSSLATPTASPRITTTSTVKIDASGPPRGQSAMPTAKVRWRLSGYSRDGQHDTVGWNVDENPLTVTDNGTGGIRVTGLWDSTNAKIDANVDADPSTPAIEPTTLNDRVPVKLDVQVCITYASSSQCSWSQTPNTTIQRVPSAFGNGFPTAEAGPGQVALWTGEFNADSTDISVPGYTGDLSISRSHSTYAGAPNTVNGVFGPGWVAQFDGADAGAAGMEVVDSTRIDGTIALLEGDGTGLIFEAPNGQRRTSAAFATGTWVPADEDTELDGSKLTVTGSGASTVIAYTEDDGTVTTWTPAAAPSAASATLFRPAGIAEPGIASKTTYSYDAAGRITRILAPAPPGVTCPATGTLNPGCRALRFVYTTINGNVRLSVAWLDIFNPDKAGGPAMDSTRVANYNYDSSGRLTSVLDPRSNLTAEYGYNAANHLTSVKPAGQVPFQLNYVTVDQREKLDSVKRDRPAGDPAGGTATLAKIVYDVPLSGAGLPDLSSTSVARWNQKSTPTNGFAVFGPDRPVSGAPTADDWQYADLQYTDASGYTVNSAKYGAGDWQYTSTDYNEQGNTVRELDERALRSVIDDAMPSGASVDQLANVTVYNAEIKNAAGDTVLTPAGTLVTDTYGPSRFAALKNGTVQWVRSHTHTTFDQGAPNAGINPDTSMPYRLPTTASSYAHDPGTGTDLELTSQSLTDYGPPVAGDADGWKLGQVGKSITDVDLDGTNSAGDIVKLTRYDAEGRAVESRQPASNGTDAGTTKTVYYTTAANASFAECGGKPQWAGLVCKTYPAGAPSSGPTLPSTTTSNFTWLLSPKTVTETSGSVTRTTTTVYLLDGRPASTSTVVTGLTGSTPNTRKATTYDPATGQATVVTATAADNSTTNVTTGYDSWGRQTTYQPSGEQATTTVYDATGAVATVTDANGSTRYTYDGTDAAGKTERRGVATKVEVTTAGSTWSSTGAYDADGSMTIQKLPGGVTQYNDLDSVGEPVGLRYTGQVTNLNDDGSTTVDPDGPWLSWSLANDVDGRIAREWTPDGSAFNGDAGDAPGDALGYDRAYTYDNAGRLAKVHDRSAATTGADVTDPTETPGCTTRTYTFDRNDNRLTKSTAAPATDGSCTTTGSTAVTRAFDTADRPITGANGAGTYTYDALGRTTTLPASDAPRPAAGDISLAYYDNDLARSIAQGGTTTTYTLDALDRRSVEAVTDANGTKQTTRHYADTSDNPTWVTTTGGGTQRYAELIGGDLSLTVSDAGADLTLANPHGDVVTSVDLPTTGSTATSINGWNSYDEYGNTAATNTSQTGAIDYGWLGAKQRATAGAGLMLMGVRLYNAATGLFSSVDPVRGGNENAYMYPSDPINSVDLDGKRKCGFRCKAKNAGKWAWKHRVAIAGGVAFGACVIATVGACAIASGVAVGFSFASNYRKYRGGHMSRWGLVGNTGLDIFAGRFKAIRYMGRAKPRHYGGSRLRRWWRHNYSFRSTKRAFQRRPVRSALRFSRQTYGLYRSLSGRNYPTD, from the coding sequence GTGTTCGTTCTCGATCGATCTCAACGTGCCCGGATCCAGAAATTTCCACGGGTGGTCGCCGCGGTGGTCTCACTGGCGTTGCTGGCCACGACGCTGGACACCTATCAACCCGCCGAGGCCGCGCCGGCGGAGGACCCGAAACCGGCCGCCCAGAAGGTGACCTCGCGTCCCGACGTGATCTCGGCCTCGGTGACCGCGCGAGCTCAGGGCTCCCGGGTCGAGGTCGAGTCGATGCGGACCGAGACGTCCACGACGTGGTCGAACCCTGACGGGACCATGACGACGGACGCCCACGCGGCACCGATCCGGTTCAAGACGGCCAAGGGCCGCTGGCAGTCGATCGACCTGACCCTGCAGAAGGCTGCCGACGGCACGGTCGCTCCCCGCGGCCACCAGCACGGCGTGCGCTTGGGCAAGCGCAACACCAGCACCGGCCAGGTCTTCGCGTCGGCGTCGTCCGGCGCCGGCCGCCAGGTCGAGTGGATCTCCCCCTGGAAGCTGCCCGAGCCCACCCTCAACGGCACCAAGGCGACGTACGCCGACGTGCAGCCGGGCGTCGACCTCGTCCTCGATGCCCGCCGCAACGGTTTCGAGAACGACTTCGTCGTCAAGCACCGTCCGGTGACCGCGCCGGTCTGGCGAATCCCGTTGCGTACAAAGGGTCTGACGCCCCGCGCGCTGGCCGATGGCACGATCGAGTTCGTCGATGCCAAGAACGTGGTCCACTCGACCATCCCGGTCGGCTACATGTGGGACTCGGGCGTCGCGGCCAATGGTGAGCCCGCGCACAAGACGACCGTCAAGGTCACCGTCGAGCAGGTCTCCCGCGGCAAGGCGACCCTGGTCGTCGCGCCCGACGCGAAGTGGATGCTCGACCCGGCCCGCTCCTACCCGGTGACCGTCGACCCGACGTACGTGACCGGTACGACGAAGGCGAACTTCGACACCTACGTCCGGTCCGGCGTCACGACCGACCTGTCGAGCTCCACCGACCTGCAGGTCGGCTACGACGGCTCGTTCTGGGCGCGCTCGTTCCTCAACTTCAGCACCGCTCCCTTCGCCGGCAAGGACATCCTGTCGGCCAACATCTCGCTGTGGCAGCACTCCTCGAGGTCGTGTACGCCGAGCGCCGTCGTCGCCCGTTCGGCGACACCGGCCACCACCGCCAGTCGATGGACGGCCCAGCCGGATCTCGGCGGCGTCTACGGCACGGTGTCCTCGGCCAAGGGCTTCTCCGGCTCCTGCCCGGGTGGCCGGATCTCCATCCCGATGACCGGTCTCGCGCAGGCCTGGTCGACCGCGTCGTACCCGACCGGAGGCCTGGCTCTCACCGCCGGCAACGAGCAGGACACCAACTCGTACAAGAAGTTCTACTCCACGGCGGGGATCGCCGATCCCTACATCACGCTGACCTGGAACCGCCCGCCGGCGAAGCCCGCAGTACCGACGTATGTGTCGGCCGTCGGCTACGCGCCGCCGAACGGCACCACGGCCCTCTACTCGCCGTACCTGAAGCCGTGGGTGTCCACGAAGGCGACCGATGCCGACGGCAACACCGTGAAGTACGTCTTCGAGTTCCACACCAGCCCTGAAGGACCGAGCAGCCTGAAGGCCACTTGCACCTCGGCCGTCTATCCGTCCGGCACCACCGCGGGCTGTACGCCGACCACCAACCTGCCGGAGAACACGGCGATCTACGTCAAGGCGAAGTCGAACGACGGCCGCAAGGACTCGGCCTGGTCCGGCTGGAGCCCGGTCCGGGTAGGCACCCTGCAACCGGCGGCGCCGACGATCTCCTGCCCGGCGCCGTACGGGATCAACTCCTGGCAGGACACCGCTCCGGCCAACGACATCGTCTGCACGATCACCGCGCCCGGCAGCGGTTTCTCCGCTCCCGGCTACGTCCGAGCCACGGTCGACGGCAAGCCGTACGTGTCCAACTTCTCGGGTGGCGCGGCCGGTCAGATCAAGATCAACCCGTCGAGCGACCCGGCGGTCGCCAAGACCACGGTGACGATCAAGAAGGGCACGCCGGGTCTGCACCGCATCTCGGTCCAGGCTGAGTCCCCGGCCGGCCGGTTGTCGGCCAGTACGTCGTACAGCTTCGGCTGGGGCGGTTCCTCGCTGGCCACCCCCACCGCCAGTCCGCGGATCACCACCACGAGCACGGTGAAGATCGATGCCTCCGGCCCGCCCCGCGGCCAGTCCGCCATGCCGACCGCGAAGGTGCGCTGGCGGCTGTCCGGCTACAGCCGTGACGGCCAGCACGACACCGTCGGCTGGAACGTCGACGAGAATCCGCTGACCGTCACCGACAACGGCACCGGCGGCATCCGCGTCACCGGCCTGTGGGACTCCACCAACGCCAAGATCGACGCCAATGTCGACGCCGACCCGTCGACCCCCGCGATCGAGCCGACCACGCTGAACGACCGGGTCCCGGTCAAGCTGGACGTCCAGGTCTGCATCACCTACGCGTCCTCCAGTCAGTGCTCCTGGTCGCAGACCCCGAACACCACGATCCAGCGCGTACCCAGTGCCTTCGGCAACGGTTTCCCTACTGCTGAGGCCGGCCCGGGGCAGGTCGCGCTGTGGACCGGCGAGTTCAACGCCGACTCCACCGACATCTCGGTTCCCGGCTACACCGGCGACCTGTCGATCTCCCGCTCTCACTCCACCTACGCGGGCGCTCCCAACACGGTCAACGGGGTGTTCGGGCCGGGCTGGGTCGCTCAGTTCGACGGCGCCGACGCCGGGGCGGCGGGGATGGAGGTGGTCGACTCCACCCGGATCGACGGCACCATCGCGCTGCTCGAGGGTGACGGGACGGGGCTGATCTTCGAAGCTCCGAACGGCCAGCGCCGTACGTCGGCCGCCTTCGCCACCGGTACCTGGGTCCCCGCCGACGAGGACACCGAGCTCGACGGCTCCAAGTTGACCGTCACCGGCTCGGGCGCTTCGACGGTGATCGCCTACACCGAGGACGACGGCACCGTCACCACCTGGACGCCGGCGGCCGCTCCCAGCGCCGCCTCCGCGACCTTGTTCCGTCCCGCGGGCATCGCCGAACCGGGCATCGCGTCGAAGACCACCTATTCGTACGACGCCGCCGGGCGCATCACGCGCATCCTGGCGCCCGCCCCGCCAGGTGTCACCTGCCCGGCGACAGGGACGCTCAACCCCGGCTGCCGCGCGCTGCGGTTCGTCTACACGACGATCAACGGCAACGTCCGGCTGTCCGTGGCCTGGCTCGACATCTTCAATCCGGACAAGGCCGGTGGCCCGGCGATGGACTCCACCCGGGTCGCCAACTACAACTACGACAGCAGCGGCCGCCTCACCTCGGTCCTCGACCCGCGATCGAACCTGACCGCGGAGTACGGCTACAACGCCGCCAACCACCTGACCTCGGTGAAGCCCGCCGGACAGGTCCCGTTCCAGCTGAACTACGTGACCGTCGACCAGCGCGAGAAGCTCGACTCGGTCAAGCGCGACCGCCCTGCTGGTGATCCGGCCGGGGGCACCGCGACCCTCGCCAAGATCGTGTACGACGTACCGCTGTCCGGCGCGGGTCTGCCCGACCTGTCGAGCACCTCGGTGGCCCGGTGGAACCAGAAATCGACGCCCACCAACGGTTTCGCGGTCTTCGGTCCGGACCGGCCGGTGAGTGGCGCGCCGACCGCTGACGACTGGCAGTACGCCGATCTGCAGTACACCGATGCTTCGGGGTACACGGTGAACTCCGCGAAGTACGGCGCGGGCGACTGGCAGTACACGTCGACCGACTACAACGAGCAGGGCAACACCGTCCGCGAGCTGGACGAACGCGCCCTGCGCTCAGTGATCGACGACGCGATGCCGTCGGGTGCCTCGGTCGACCAGTTGGCCAACGTCACGGTCTACAACGCCGAGATTAAGAACGCTGCCGGCGACACCGTTCTGACGCCGGCCGGCACGCTGGTCACCGACACCTACGGCCCGTCGCGCTTCGCCGCGTTGAAGAACGGCACCGTCCAGTGGGTCCGCTCGCACACGCACACCACCTTCGACCAAGGTGCGCCGAACGCGGGGATCAACCCGGACACGTCCATGCCGTACCGCCTGCCGACGACAGCATCGTCGTACGCCCATGATCCGGGCACCGGCACCGATCTGGAGCTGACGTCGCAGTCGCTCACCGACTACGGACCGCCGGTCGCGGGCGACGCCGACGGCTGGAAGCTCGGCCAGGTCGGCAAGTCGATCACCGACGTCGATCTCGACGGCACGAACAGCGCCGGCGACATCGTGAAGCTCACCCGGTACGACGCCGAAGGTCGCGCCGTCGAGAGCCGGCAGCCGGCCTCGAACGGCACGGACGCCGGCACGACGAAGACGGTCTACTACACGACGGCGGCCAACGCGTCGTTCGCCGAGTGTGGCGGGAAGCCGCAGTGGGCAGGCCTGGTCTGCAAGACCTATCCGGCCGGTGCTCCGTCCTCTGGACCGACGTTGCCTTCGACAACTACCAGCAACTTCACCTGGCTGCTGTCACCGAAGACGGTGACCGAGACCTCGGGCTCGGTGACTCGCACCACGACCACGGTGTACCTGCTGGACGGCCGTCCTGCCTCGACCTCGACGGTGGTCACCGGTCTGACCGGATCGACGCCGAACACCAGGAAGGCAACGACCTACGACCCGGCCACCGGCCAAGCGACAGTCGTGACCGCGACTGCCGCCGACAACTCGACCACCAATGTCACCACCGGCTACGACTCTTGGGGACGCCAGACGACGTACCAGCCGTCGGGGGAGCAGGCCACCACGACCGTCTACGACGCCACGGGTGCGGTCGCGACCGTCACCGACGCGAACGGCTCGACCCGCTACACCTACGACGGTACGGACGCGGCAGGCAAGACCGAACGCCGTGGCGTCGCCACGAAGGTCGAGGTCACCACCGCCGGCTCGACCTGGTCGTCGACCGGCGCCTACGACGCCGACGGTTCGATGACGATCCAGAAGCTGCCAGGTGGCGTCACGCAGTACAACGACCTCGACAGCGTCGGCGAACCGGTCGGCCTGCGCTACACAGGCCAGGTCACCAACCTGAACGACGACGGCTCGACCACCGTCGACCCGGACGGCCCGTGGCTGTCCTGGTCCCTCGCGAACGACGTCGACGGCCGAATCGCCCGTGAATGGACCCCCGACGGCTCCGCCTTCAACGGCGACGCCGGAGACGCTCCTGGCGACGCCCTCGGCTACGACCGCGCCTACACCTACGACAACGCCGGCCGCCTCGCCAAGGTCCACGACCGCTCTGCCGCAACCACCGGCGCAGACGTCACCGACCCCACCGAAACCCCCGGCTGCACCACCCGCACCTACACCTTCGACCGCAACGACAACCGCCTCACCAAGTCCACCGCGGCCCCCGCCACCGACGGCTCCTGCACCACCACCGGCAGCACCGCGGTGACCAGAGCCTTCGACACCGCCGACCGCCCCATCACCGGCGCCAACGGCGCAGGCACCTACACCTACGACGCCCTGGGCCGCACCACCACCCTCCCGGCCTCAGACGCCCCACGCCCCGCGGCCGGCGACATCTCCCTCGCGTACTACGACAACGACCTGGCGAGGTCGATCGCCCAGGGAGGCACCACCACGACGTACACCCTGGACGCCCTCGACCGCCGCTCGGTAGAAGCCGTCACAGACGCCAACGGCACCAAACAAACAACCCGCCACTACGCCGACACCTCCGACAACCCCACCTGGGTAACCACCACCGGCGGCGGCACCCAACGCTACGCAGAACTGATCGGCGGCGACCTGAGCCTCACGGTCAGCGACGCAGGCGCCGACCTGACCCTGGCCAACCCCCACGGCGACGTAGTCACCTCCGTGGACCTACCGACCACCGGTTCCACCGCCACCAGCATCAACGGCTGGAACTCGTACGACGAATACGGCAACACAGCAGCAACCAACACCTCCCAGACGGGCGCAATCGACTACGGCTGGCTCGGCGCCAAACAGCGAGCCACCGCCGGCGCCGGCCTGATGCTGATGGGCGTCCGCCTCTACAACGCCGCCACCGGCCTGTTCTCCTCGGTCGACCCGGTCAGAGGAGGGAACGAAAACGCCTACATGTATCCGTCGGACCCGATCAACAGCGTCGATCTCGACGGCAAGCGGAAATGTGGCTTTCGATGCAAGGCGAAGAACGCAGGTAAGTGGGCCTGGAAACATCGAGTGGCGATTGCCGGAGGCGTTGCCTTCGGGGCCTGCGTCATCGCCACTGTCGGGGCCTGTGCAATCGCCAGTGGAGTGGCCGTCGGATTCAGCTTCGCCTCCAACTACAGGAAGTACCGGGGCGGCCATATGAGCCGATGGGGTCTGGTCGGCAACACAGGTCTCGACATCTTCGCAGGCAGGTTCAAGGCGATCCGCTACATGGGCAGGGCCAAGCCCCGGCATTATGGAGGTAGCCGGCTGCGCCGTTGGTGGAGGCACAATTACAGTTTCCGCAGCACCAAGCGTGCGTTCCAGCGCCGTCCGGTCCGTTCAGCGCTCCGATTCTCACGCCAGACCTACGGCCTCTATCGTTCGCTGTCCGGCAGGAACTATCCCACCGACTGA
- a CDS encoding LysR family transcriptional regulator has protein sequence MRYDLDDLRLFVQVVDQGSITAGAVQMHLSLPSASARVRALEAHAGVPLLIRERRGVRPTPAGTTLARHAREVLAQTTRLDSAVASYTAARSRPLVLVSGGSAMHRVVPAALASFLREYPEHDVTVSEQRTPRSLRLLSEGKADLGIVLDDDETLGTTLRTEPLVDDSLVVIGQSGGLLTGRPSMPYAEVAEHPMIGLDLGSTLRTWMDRRLGPHAPAPRYRTLVPTLHTLITLATAGVGLAIAPLRSVDGNPALDITRLTDAWATRTHLLCYASAGITPPVKALAHHIRQAANT, from the coding sequence ATGCGCTACGACCTCGATGACCTCCGGCTCTTTGTCCAGGTCGTGGACCAAGGCTCGATCACGGCCGGGGCGGTCCAGATGCACCTGAGTCTGCCTTCGGCCAGTGCGCGGGTCAGAGCGCTCGAAGCGCACGCCGGAGTACCGCTCCTGATCCGCGAACGCAGGGGAGTGCGCCCAACCCCGGCCGGTACGACACTCGCCCGCCACGCCCGCGAAGTACTGGCGCAGACCACGCGCCTGGACAGCGCCGTCGCCAGCTACACCGCAGCCCGGTCGCGCCCGCTCGTCCTGGTCTCCGGCGGTTCTGCCATGCACCGGGTCGTCCCGGCCGCCTTGGCGTCGTTCCTCCGCGAGTACCCCGAACACGACGTCACCGTCTCGGAGCAACGCACGCCGCGTTCCCTGCGCCTGCTGTCGGAAGGCAAAGCCGACCTCGGCATCGTCCTGGACGACGACGAGACCCTCGGCACCACCCTCCGCACCGAACCCCTGGTCGACGACTCCCTGGTCGTCATCGGCCAGTCCGGCGGCCTGCTCACCGGCCGCCCCTCCATGCCGTACGCCGAGGTCGCCGAGCACCCCATGATCGGCCTCGACCTGGGCTCCACACTCCGCACCTGGATGGACCGGCGCCTCGGCCCGCACGCCCCCGCCCCGCGGTACCGCACCCTCGTCCCGACCCTGCACACCCTCATCACCCTCGCCACCGCGGGCGTAGGCCTCGCCATCGCCCCACTCCGCTCGGTGGACGGCAACCCGGCCCTCGACATCACCCGCCTGACCGATGCGTGGGCCACCCGAACCCACCTGCTCTGCTACGCCTCCGCAGGCATCACCCCGCCGGTCAAGGCCCTCGCCCACCACATCCGCCAGGCCGCCAACACCTGA
- a CDS encoding sulfite exporter TauE/SafE family protein translates to MTALLIVLLAGVAAGALNSVGGGGSFVAFPALVAIGVSAVTANAATTVALLPGGLASLWVYRHDLRPLPSTSIRALTTTSVVGGALGAGLLLLLPSESFDAVVPWLLAFATFVLAFGRRITSALRTRVAGRPAIVAGQLLLSLYGGYFGGASGLMMVAFWSVAASVDPGRLNPLRQAQMAAIYLTAGAVFLVASDVLTEWPKVLVMLSGAIIGGYGGASIGRRLSTSVLRAIVVTSAAAMTVGYFVIAS, encoded by the coding sequence ATGACCGCGCTGCTGATCGTCCTGCTCGCGGGAGTCGCGGCCGGAGCGCTGAACTCGGTCGGAGGCGGCGGAAGTTTCGTCGCGTTCCCTGCACTGGTGGCGATCGGCGTCTCCGCGGTCACGGCGAACGCGGCCACGACCGTCGCGCTGCTACCTGGCGGACTGGCCAGCCTCTGGGTCTACCGGCACGATCTCCGGCCGCTGCCGAGCACCTCGATCCGCGCGCTGACCACGACGAGCGTCGTCGGCGGGGCGCTCGGCGCGGGACTGCTGCTCCTGCTGCCGTCGGAGTCCTTCGACGCGGTCGTTCCCTGGCTGCTCGCCTTCGCCACTTTCGTGCTCGCCTTCGGCCGCCGGATCACGAGCGCTCTCAGGACGCGGGTCGCCGGCCGGCCGGCGATCGTGGCCGGCCAACTGCTGCTCTCCCTCTACGGCGGGTACTTCGGCGGCGCCTCCGGACTGATGATGGTCGCGTTCTGGAGCGTGGCCGCGAGTGTCGATCCCGGCCGCCTCAACCCGCTGCGGCAGGCTCAGATGGCGGCGATCTACCTCACCGCGGGCGCCGTCTTCCTGGTCGCCTCGGACGTCCTCACCGAATGGCCGAAGGTACTCGTGATGCTCAGCGGCGCGATCATCGGCGGGTACGGCGGCGCCTCCATCGGGCGCAGGCTTTCCACCTCCGTACTCCGCGCGATCGTGGTGACGTCGGCTGCCGCGATGACCGTCGGCTACTTCGTGATCGCGTCATGA
- a CDS encoding S1C family serine protease, whose protein sequence is MSPHLGHPFRGPHYQPGPPPTAPPAPTGPPVGAPFTVTPAAAPPAPPSPAAAPRAGVTAPTPVRRTGRVLATGIALSVLAGGLAGAVTGNWGDSRPAVSAPVELPQAAAPSAGAQEGSIAAAAASVLPGVVSVRAGRATGSGFAIDQQGHVVTNAHVVEGASNVSLVLSNRRTVAARVVGVDPDNDLAVLQVSGDVEGLRALTLGRSSSLRVGDPVLAVGSPLGLEGTVTAGIVSAVGRQARFGDNGNRQTAIQTDAAINPGNSGGPLVNAAGQVVGVNTAIATLGTSSRSGSIGIGFAIPVDRMTTIVERLIN, encoded by the coding sequence GTGAGCCCTCATCTCGGTCATCCCTTCCGCGGGCCGCACTACCAGCCCGGTCCGCCACCCACCGCCCCACCTGCGCCCACCGGTCCACCTGTGGGCGCCCCGTTCACCGTCACCCCGGCGGCCGCTCCGCCGGCTCCCCCCTCTCCGGCCGCGGCACCTCGCGCCGGGGTGACGGCCCCAACCCCGGTACGCCGTACCGGCCGCGTCCTGGCCACGGGGATCGCGCTCTCCGTACTGGCGGGCGGTTTGGCCGGCGCGGTCACGGGAAACTGGGGTGACTCTCGGCCCGCGGTCAGTGCTCCCGTCGAGCTGCCCCAAGCCGCGGCGCCGTCGGCCGGTGCGCAGGAAGGCTCGATCGCGGCGGCCGCGGCGAGCGTGCTGCCGGGCGTCGTTTCGGTCCGGGCCGGGCGGGCGACCGGTTCGGGGTTCGCGATCGACCAGCAGGGGCACGTGGTCACCAACGCGCACGTGGTGGAAGGAGCGAGCAATGTGTCACTGGTCCTGTCCAACCGGCGCACCGTGGCCGCGCGCGTCGTCGGGGTCGACCCGGACAACGACCTCGCCGTCCTTCAGGTCAGCGGCGATGTCGAGGGACTGCGTGCGCTCACGCTCGGCCGGTCCTCGTCCCTCCGGGTGGGCGACCCGGTGCTGGCGGTCGGCTCACCGCTCGGACTGGAAGGAACGGTGACGGCCGGCATCGTCAGCGCCGTCGGCCGGCAGGCCCGGTTCGGCGACAACGGCAACCGCCAGACGGCGATCCAGACCGACGCCGCGATCAACCCGGGCAACTCCGGCGGCCCACTGGTGAACGCGGCCGGTCAGGTGGTCGGCGTCAACACCGCCATCGCCACCCTCGGTACGTCGTCGCGCTCCGGCAGCATCGGCATCGGCTTCGCCATCCCGGTCGACCGGATGACCACGATCGTCGAACGCCTGATCAACTGA
- a CDS encoding VWA domain-containing protein — MKFEQPLWLWLLLIVAALVVAYVFAQRRRGQYAVRFATLPMLEKVAPKSPGWRRHAPAFAFLAALTVLTIAIARPVTDVRVPRERATVVVAMDISNSMAATDVEPNRFEVAKSAATEFVNSLPEQFNVGLVSFARTASVVTPPSTDHQATVDAISRLALTDSTAIGEAVLTSLAAVRTLDADAATDPPPTRIVLLSDGGNTSGRPIDEAAQAATEAGVPVSTIAYGTPQGTVTIEGRNIPVPADADSLRGLAEATNGSFYSAESDEELRSVYSDLQSSIGWTTEEREITNLVAGIALAVALLAGLASLLWFSRLP, encoded by the coding sequence ATGAAGTTCGAGCAACCCCTGTGGCTCTGGCTGCTGCTGATCGTCGCGGCTCTGGTCGTGGCCTATGTCTTCGCCCAACGCCGCCGCGGCCAGTACGCCGTCCGCTTCGCCACCCTTCCGATGCTGGAGAAGGTCGCCCCGAAGAGTCCCGGCTGGCGTCGGCACGCGCCGGCGTTCGCCTTCCTGGCGGCGCTCACCGTGCTGACGATCGCGATCGCCCGTCCTGTCACCGACGTGCGGGTACCGCGGGAGCGCGCCACCGTCGTCGTCGCGATGGACATCTCCAACTCGATGGCCGCCACCGACGTCGAACCGAACCGCTTCGAGGTCGCCAAGAGTGCCGCGACCGAGTTCGTCAACAGCCTGCCCGAGCAGTTCAACGTCGGGCTGGTCTCCTTCGCCCGCACCGCGAGCGTGGTGACGCCTCCCAGCACCGACCACCAGGCCACCGTGGATGCGATCAGCCGGCTCGCCCTGACCGACAGCACCGCGATCGGCGAGGCCGTCCTGACCAGCCTCGCCGCGGTCCGCACGCTGGACGCCGACGCGGCCACCGACCCGCCGCCGACCCGGATCGTGCTGCTGTCCGACGGTGGCAACACCTCGGGCCGGCCGATCGACGAAGCCGCCCAGGCGGCGACCGAGGCCGGCGTACCGGTCTCGACGATCGCCTACGGCACGCCGCAGGGAACGGTCACCATCGAAGGCCGGAACATCCCGGTCCCCGCCGATGCCGACTCGCTGCGCGGACTGGCCGAGGCGACCAACGGTTCCTTCTACTCCGCGGAGAGCGACGAGGAACTGCGCTCCGTCTACTCCGACCTCCAGTCGTCGATCGGCTGGACCACCGAGGAACGCGAGATCACCAACCTGGTGGCGGGTATCGCCCTGGCCGTCGCACTGCTGGCCGGCCTGGCCTCGCTCCTGTGGTTCTCGCGGCTGCCTTAA